In Nitrospira sp., one DNA window encodes the following:
- a CDS encoding GNAT family N-acetyltransferase has protein sequence MTDTVRQASIHDLEQLVPLFDAYRQFYRQQPDLVVARQFLSDRIVRNESVVLMAEDRAGSAVGFVQLFPTFSSILAAPLYLLSDLFVLPEARRRGVGTRLLASAAETARAAGAARLELATAITNRSAQRLYKAMEWQRDEFYLYGLSL, from the coding sequence ATGACCGACACCGTACGCCAAGCCAGCATTCATGACCTTGAGCAACTCGTTCCACTCTTCGATGCCTACCGCCAGTTCTACAGGCAACAGCCGGATCTAGTTGTTGCCAGGCAGTTTTTGAGTGATCGTATTGTCCGTAATGAATCGGTGGTGCTGATGGCTGAAGATCGTGCTGGGAGTGCGGTCGGCTTTGTGCAACTCTTTCCGACGTTCTCCTCGATCCTTGCCGCACCACTGTATCTGCTCAGCGACTTGTTTGTCCTACCTGAAGCCAGGCGGCGCGGTGTTGGAACTCGATTGCTCGCTTCTGCGGCCGAGACCGCCCGTGCAGCTGGTGCTGCTCGTTTGGAATTAGCGACGGCGATTACGAACAGGTCGGCACAACGGCTCTATAAAGCGATGGAGTGGCAGCGGGACGAGTTCTATCTGTATGGCTTGTCGTTGTAG
- a CDS encoding efflux RND transporter periplasmic adaptor subunit codes for MIASRRGKVIVSLAILLCLLYLGYRLYGSKNDAAEPHPETLEETAPAVTVTLPTAVPPTETITLPGNIVGWYEAPIYARVTGYVNMWYKDYGDHVKPGDILAEISTPDLDADYRRAKADLKSVRAKYKLAEVTAKRLIALRSTYAVSEQSITVEEQHMKTQAALVKAAEQKVKNIEAFIGFKKILAPFDGVVVQRNINVGDLVSKEGNLSSPNGITNLYTVAVVDKLRLFVNVPSRFGPFLHPGLTVDVTVPQLPDRRFTFNFLTIARHFEPGTRTAITIFTIDNEDRTLWPGSYAQVHITAPVNRQAFTMPYTALVFQERNAQVAVVTEDDRVHFKRITISKLTNQIIEVEEGLSASDRIINNPSNALLEGDKVRVVTPAPGEDLLNTQGSAPSPTEQSSTQ; via the coding sequence ATGATCGCCAGTCGCCGTGGAAAAGTCATTGTCTCTCTAGCGATTCTGCTGTGCTTGCTGTATCTCGGCTACCGCCTTTATGGCAGCAAAAACGACGCCGCGGAGCCTCACCCCGAGACACTTGAAGAAACCGCCCCTGCCGTGACCGTCACCCTTCCCACGGCGGTGCCGCCGACCGAGACGATTACTCTTCCCGGCAACATTGTGGGATGGTACGAAGCGCCGATCTACGCGCGCGTTACGGGTTATGTGAACATGTGGTACAAGGACTACGGAGACCACGTGAAGCCCGGTGACATTCTCGCCGAAATCAGCACGCCGGATCTCGATGCCGACTATCGGCGGGCGAAGGCCGATCTGAAATCGGTGCGCGCCAAGTATAAACTCGCCGAAGTGACGGCGAAACGCTTGATCGCGCTGCGCTCAACCTATGCAGTCTCCGAACAGTCGATCACGGTGGAAGAACAACACATGAAAACCCAGGCGGCTCTGGTCAAGGCAGCCGAGCAAAAGGTCAAGAACATCGAAGCGTTCATCGGGTTCAAGAAGATCCTAGCCCCCTTTGACGGCGTGGTCGTGCAGCGCAACATCAACGTCGGGGATTTGGTCAGTAAGGAAGGCAATCTCAGCTCCCCCAACGGGATCACCAACCTCTATACAGTAGCCGTCGTCGATAAATTGCGCCTCTTTGTCAATGTGCCGTCGCGGTTCGGCCCGTTCCTTCATCCGGGCCTGACGGTCGACGTGACGGTGCCGCAATTGCCCGATCGCCGTTTCACCTTCAACTTCCTGACCATCGCCCGTCACTTCGAGCCGGGCACACGCACCGCGATCACGATCTTCACGATCGACAATGAAGACCGCACGCTTTGGCCCGGCTCTTACGCGCAGGTCCACATTACGGCGCCGGTCAATCGGCAAGCCTTCACGATGCCGTACACCGCCCTGGTGTTTCAGGAGCGCAACGCGCAGGTGGCCGTCGTGACCGAGGACGACCGCGTCCACTTCAAACGCATCACGATCAGCAAGCTCACGAACCAAATTATCGAAGTGGAAGAGGGGCTTTCCGCAAGCGACCGCATTATCAACAATCCGAGCAACGCATTGCTCGAAGGCGACAAGGTGCGTGTCGTCACGCCGGCACCCGGTGAAGACCTTCTCAACACACAAGGGTCTGCGCCATCTCCAACAGAGCAATCATCTACACAGTGA
- a CDS encoding alkaline phosphatase D family protein — protein MQVPALVALSLVLAALPTSCSSWAERDPGGSSPGNSSALRTDFLPQGVAVGDISSDSALLWLRTEGPAIVQVEWASLSAWEQASKLATVREPVSRTAKLTTTAETDYTVTIPLERLSPATSYRYHILIEQREQGKQQAPTKVAARGEFTTLPDHTTSAPVTFAWSGDLGGGGQCRQAINGYPIFDVMQQHHPDFFLFLGDTIYSDHICPSPPNEPGADFKASTLELYRLRHRYQRGAEGLRRFLETTPVYVIWDDHDVRNNFAGPYDEQMPTGRQALREYWPIASPEQDLHRLYRLVRYGADLELFILDTRQYRSRNADPDGPAKTMLGATQLAWLLDGLRASTATWKVIVTSVPLSIPKGGNVNVPGYDGWAGGPDGTGFERERQVVVDAVLNHKIKNVVFIAGDVHWAQANAYDPDQDGVIDFHEYIAGPLSAPPGRFAPTREELHPRQIFYESGYHNFGLVRVTRDAFEVTVMDEAGTKRFSHVVSARR, from the coding sequence ATGCAAGTGCCCGCTCTCGTCGCCTTATCCCTCGTCCTCGCAGCGCTCCCCACCAGTTGCAGCTCTTGGGCGGAAAGGGACCCAGGAGGCAGTTCACCGGGAAATTCATCTGCCTTGAGAACGGACTTCTTACCGCAAGGTGTCGCCGTCGGTGATATCAGTTCAGACAGCGCATTGCTCTGGCTGCGCACCGAGGGGCCGGCCATCGTCCAGGTCGAATGGGCATCGCTTTCGGCTTGGGAACAGGCATCGAAGCTGGCGACGGTCAGGGAACCGGTGTCTCGCACGGCGAAATTGACGACGACGGCAGAGACGGATTATACGGTGACGATCCCTCTTGAAAGGCTCAGTCCCGCGACAAGCTATCGCTACCACATTCTGATTGAGCAGAGAGAGCAGGGCAAGCAACAGGCTCCAACGAAGGTTGCGGCAAGGGGAGAGTTCACCACCCTGCCGGATCACACAACGTCCGCACCGGTGACATTTGCTTGGAGCGGAGATCTCGGAGGTGGGGGACAATGCCGCCAGGCGATCAACGGCTATCCCATCTTTGATGTGATGCAGCAACATCATCCCGACTTCTTCTTGTTTCTCGGCGATACGATCTATAGCGATCATATTTGCCCCTCGCCGCCGAACGAACCTGGTGCCGATTTCAAAGCATCCACGCTGGAACTGTATCGGCTACGTCACCGCTATCAGCGTGGTGCGGAAGGTCTGCGTCGATTTTTGGAGACAACGCCGGTCTATGTGATATGGGATGATCACGACGTGAGGAACAATTTTGCCGGACCGTATGACGAACAGATGCCGACAGGCCGACAGGCATTGCGAGAGTACTGGCCCATCGCTTCTCCCGAGCAGGATCTACATCGTCTCTATCGGCTGGTACGGTATGGTGCCGACCTCGAACTCTTCATTCTGGATACGAGGCAATATCGGAGTCGTAATGCTGATCCAGATGGTCCTGCCAAGACTATGCTCGGCGCAACACAATTGGCTTGGTTGCTCGATGGGCTGCGCGCTTCAACCGCGACATGGAAAGTGATCGTGACCTCCGTTCCCCTCTCGATTCCAAAAGGTGGCAATGTCAATGTTCCCGGCTATGATGGCTGGGCAGGAGGGCCGGACGGCACTGGTTTCGAGCGCGAGCGACAGGTGGTTGTAGACGCGGTTCTCAATCACAAAATCAAGAACGTCGTGTTCATTGCCGGTGACGTGCATTGGGCACAGGCAAACGCCTATGATCCCGATCAGGACGGCGTCATCGATTTTCACGAATACATCGCAGGGCCGCTCTCTGCACCCCCGGGAAGGTTCGCGCCGACTCGCGAGGAACTGCATCCGAGGCAGATCTTTTACGAGTCCGGATACCATAATTTCGGTCTGGTTCGGGTCACCAGAGATGCGTTCGAGGTGACGGTGATGGACGAGGCCGGTACGAAGCGATTTTCTCATGTTGTGTCGGCGAGGCGATAG
- a CDS encoding DUF5666 domain-containing protein has translation MNTSRWLFRLVGMMSITGVLTACGSDGAPSVSASASGSGSASASGTATDFGSLFVNGKKFETENVEIRRDGVTERCTISPVTTCGLKKGMIVTVNGSFSGNQHTASSVQQKDAVEGLVQSIAADGLSLVVMGQTVLVDNTTIIDNNIPGKNILNLVAGTDNVEVNGHIRPNGIIQATFIEKKLANVTLEVRGFVNSHASGSATFRIGNLTVTYSGADISDMPTPNGNNWDGRFVEVKGTNFVSVTTTLSATKVELERQGRNVIDEFEVEGFVTQAGTPNGNVVDFTIGTTPVRTTATTEFRGGTVDEIVVGAKMSAEGRFDGSTLISKHVKFHESVRLEGNATVAGNTLTLAGLPGVTIAVNSQTELKDGGNTIAVNDLQGDHVTVRGRVTGPNTVVATRIQLRSPDDDVDLQGPVQSINGDVIVILGVSVDTDGINQFESVSGASMSRAGFLAEVRVNSLVKVNGKLTGTTVTWEEAELED, from the coding sequence ATGAATACTTCACGATGGCTCTTCAGACTGGTTGGCATGATGAGCATAACAGGAGTCCTTACTGCTTGCGGCAGCGACGGAGCTCCGTCTGTGTCGGCAAGTGCATCCGGAAGCGGTTCCGCGTCGGCATCCGGAACAGCCACGGATTTCGGGAGCCTGTTCGTCAACGGCAAGAAGTTCGAGACGGAAAATGTAGAGATACGGCGTGACGGCGTCACGGAGCGGTGCACGATCAGTCCTGTTACGACGTGCGGGCTTAAGAAGGGAATGATCGTCACAGTGAACGGCTCGTTCAGCGGCAATCAACATACGGCCAGTTCGGTTCAGCAGAAGGACGCGGTAGAAGGATTGGTGCAATCGATAGCGGCGGATGGCTTGAGCCTCGTGGTGATGGGACAGACTGTGTTGGTGGATAACACCACCATCATCGACAACAACATTCCTGGGAAAAACATCCTGAATCTTGTGGCTGGGACAGACAACGTTGAAGTCAACGGTCATATTCGTCCTAATGGGATCATCCAGGCGACATTCATCGAAAAGAAGTTGGCCAATGTCACCCTGGAGGTGCGCGGATTCGTGAACAGTCATGCGTCTGGATCTGCAACATTTCGGATCGGCAATCTCACGGTGACCTACAGTGGGGCGGATATCAGCGACATGCCGACACCCAATGGCAACAACTGGGACGGTCGATTCGTTGAGGTCAAAGGGACGAACTTTGTCAGTGTGACGACGACCCTCAGCGCAACGAAGGTCGAGCTAGAGCGCCAGGGCAGAAATGTGATTGATGAATTCGAGGTCGAGGGGTTTGTGACGCAGGCTGGTACGCCGAACGGCAATGTCGTCGATTTCACCATTGGGACTACTCCGGTGAGGACGACGGCGACCACGGAATTCAGGGGTGGGACCGTCGATGAGATCGTGGTTGGGGCCAAGATGTCCGCCGAAGGCCGGTTCGACGGCAGCACACTCATTTCGAAGCATGTGAAGTTCCATGAGAGTGTACGGTTGGAGGGAAATGCAACGGTCGCCGGCAACACGCTGACACTTGCAGGCCTGCCTGGCGTGACGATAGCCGTGAATAGTCAGACCGAGCTGAAGGACGGTGGGAATACAATAGCCGTGAATGATCTGCAGGGCGATCATGTCACGGTGCGGGGGCGGGTGACGGGTCCGAATACCGTGGTTGCGACCCGTATCCAGCTGCGGTCACCGGATGATGATGTGGATCTCCAGGGACCGGTGCAGTCGATCAACGGCGACGTCATCGTGATCTTGGGTGTGTCAGTCGATACAGACGGCATAAATCAGTTCGAGAGTGTGAGCGGCGCATCAATGAGTCGTGCAGGATTTTTAGCTGAAGTGAGAGTCAACTCACTGGTGAAAGTGAATGGTAAGTTGACCGGTACGACGGTGACATGGGAAGAGGCAGAATTGGAAGATTGA
- a CDS encoding type II toxin-antitoxin system RelE/ParE family toxin → MEQVSYDRLARRELNEAAQYYESENPGLGAALLDEVERCTQAILNFPEAGSLITKTIHRRLVFRFPYALFYFHEAGQGPSVGGHEPETPTDVLGRSGVNSEDQAIRSRSLGLWRSGGISILIFLIHPTV, encoded by the coding sequence ATGGAGCAAGTTTCCTATGATCGGTTGGCCCGCCGTGAATTGAACGAAGCCGCACAGTACTACGAGTCAGAAAATCCCGGGCTGGGAGCGGCGCTCCTTGACGAGGTTGAGCGCTGTACTCAAGCCATCCTGAACTTCCCCGAAGCTGGTTCGTTGATCACGAAGACGATCCATCGGCGACTCGTTTTCCGATTTCCCTACGCGCTTTTCTATTTCCATGAAGCCGGACAAGGTCCGAGTGTTGGCGGTCATGAACCTGAAACGCCGACCGATGTATTGGGTCGGTCGGGAGTGAATAGCGAAGACCAAGCTATCCGAAGCCGTTCGTTAGGGCTCTGGCGCAGTGGAGGGATCTCGATCCTGATTTTTCTGATCCATCCGACGGTGTAA
- a CDS encoding addiction module protein, translated as MSINELEAEVLRLDPKARARLAGKLLESLENLSEAENARIWAEEAQRRDAEMDTDPGVDMPAEKVFRDARAKLK; from the coding sequence ATGAGTATTAATGAACTTGAAGCTGAGGTATTGAGACTCGATCCAAAGGCGCGAGCGCGTTTGGCGGGGAAACTTTTGGAGAGTTTGGAGAATCTTTCCGAAGCGGAAAATGCCAGGATTTGGGCTGAGGAAGCTCAGCGCAGAGATGCGGAGATGGATACCGATCCTGGTGTTGACATGCCGGCCGAGAAGGTGTTCCGCGATGCACGGGCCAAGCTGAAATGA
- a CDS encoding efflux RND transporter permease subunit: MNQLVLIALRRPYTFVVLAILILLFGTLTIQDMPTDVFPYINIPVTSVVWIYSGMLPQQVEGRITYMFERFVTSTVEGIKYLHSHSYYGISITNIFLQDGVDVGRAEADITAIAQNVVKALPPDISPPMIMRLAPSSIPVAMLQVGSDTMTPAELYNLAYMRIRPLLVTVPGVIVPHPYGGQPMQVMVNLDQQQLLARHIAPADVHEVLRQQYLILPSGDVKIKETDWIVQTNASPMKIEDFENIPIKREGNAFVYLRDLGTVRLMGQVQQNAVLVEGKQTVIIVVMKSTEASTLDVVDGIKKMIPRIQKIVPKGVKIRLLDDASEFVKDAIRDVLHEMLSAGALVGFIVLVLLGSWRPTVIIATSIPLSILTSIIGLHWLGETINVMTLGGLALAVGILVDDATVMIENIDRHMEMEKPLEQAIVDAANEIVVPTLVATLAIAIVWLPLFRLSGVSGWLFMPMAEAVIIAMLASFILSRTLVPTMAKYLLVKGHQAPLEHPVGRHTNVAGLISFFTNFQAGFDRRFNRFREGYGKLLEGAVARRRIFVAISLAIAVGSFSLFHFLGRDYFPEIRSGVIQMHLRAPLGTRIEVSARIASLVSKDISSLLPGQVEKVVSNCGLPAGPHNLAFIPTPTIGSQDCDLTILLKDGKSPVWEYRRILRKGLKELYPGTAFTFQPSDLTAKILNFGEPAPIDVQINGPDYYPNYEFARKLVGRLRQIPGSADVVIQQTMRTPTIMVEGHRTFGLDVKKTEKDIADNLLMTTAGSQQVDQLYWLDPATGFSYQINVYIPQPQINSIDSLKTIPVGSASHQSDTRVELLGNLASLSPMGTPGVVTHGNIMPLFDVYISAEGRDLGAVLEDVEQITHDMENELPDSAEIQIHGQASLMQDAYAELVFGLLAAIVLVYLLIVVNFQSWLDPFIIITALPGALAGIAWSLFLTHTRLSEPALTGAIMCMGTATANSILVVSYARDQLKEHGDALRAAIEAGKTRFRPVLMTASAMILGMVPMATGYSQNAPLGRAVIGGLLMATVFTLFFVPCVYAIIYSRRMARQKASTLR; this comes from the coding sequence ATGAACCAGCTTGTCCTCATAGCCCTCCGACGGCCGTACACATTCGTCGTGCTCGCCATTCTGATCCTGCTGTTCGGGACTCTGACGATCCAAGACATGCCGACCGATGTCTTCCCATACATCAATATTCCCGTCACATCCGTGGTCTGGATCTACAGCGGAATGTTGCCGCAGCAGGTGGAAGGGCGCATCACATATATGTTCGAGCGCTTCGTGACCTCGACGGTGGAAGGGATCAAATATCTTCATAGTCACTCCTACTATGGTATCAGCATCACCAATATTTTTCTCCAGGACGGCGTGGATGTGGGTCGGGCTGAAGCGGATATCACGGCGATCGCACAGAACGTGGTCAAAGCGCTCCCGCCCGATATTTCCCCTCCCATGATCATGCGTCTGGCTCCATCCTCGATTCCGGTGGCGATGCTGCAAGTAGGCTCTGATACGATGACGCCGGCGGAGCTCTATAACCTCGCCTACATGCGAATCCGCCCCCTGCTCGTGACGGTACCCGGCGTGATCGTGCCGCATCCATACGGGGGCCAGCCCATGCAGGTCATGGTCAACCTCGATCAGCAACAATTGCTCGCTCGTCATATCGCTCCGGCCGATGTCCACGAGGTGCTCCGGCAACAATACCTCATCCTGCCGTCCGGAGACGTCAAGATTAAGGAGACAGACTGGATCGTCCAGACCAATGCCTCACCGATGAAAATCGAGGACTTCGAGAATATTCCGATCAAACGCGAAGGCAACGCGTTTGTCTACCTGCGCGACCTCGGCACAGTCCGTCTCATGGGACAGGTGCAACAGAACGCGGTGCTGGTGGAGGGTAAACAGACGGTCATCATCGTCGTGATGAAGAGCACGGAGGCGTCCACCTTGGACGTGGTGGACGGGATCAAAAAGATGATCCCGCGCATCCAGAAGATCGTCCCAAAAGGCGTGAAGATCAGACTCCTCGATGACGCGTCGGAGTTCGTCAAGGATGCGATCAGGGACGTGCTCCACGAAATGTTGTCCGCCGGCGCGCTGGTCGGCTTCATCGTGTTGGTGCTCTTGGGCTCCTGGAGACCAACGGTCATCATTGCCACGTCGATTCCGCTCTCCATCCTGACCTCCATCATCGGCCTCCATTGGCTCGGTGAGACGATCAATGTGATGACCTTGGGAGGCCTGGCGCTGGCCGTCGGCATCCTGGTCGATGATGCCACCGTGATGATCGAGAATATCGATCGCCATATGGAAATGGAGAAGCCCCTGGAGCAGGCGATCGTCGATGCCGCCAATGAGATCGTCGTCCCGACGCTCGTCGCCACCCTGGCCATCGCGATTGTCTGGTTGCCGCTCTTCAGGCTCAGCGGCGTGTCCGGCTGGCTGTTCATGCCTATGGCAGAGGCGGTCATCATTGCCATGCTCGCTTCCTTCATCCTGTCACGCACGCTTGTGCCGACCATGGCGAAATACTTGCTCGTCAAGGGTCACCAGGCTCCACTGGAGCATCCGGTCGGCCGGCATACCAACGTGGCGGGACTGATCAGCTTCTTCACCAACTTTCAAGCCGGCTTCGACCGCCGCTTTAATCGATTTCGCGAAGGCTACGGAAAGCTGCTCGAAGGGGCCGTGGCTCGCCGTCGCATCTTTGTCGCCATTTCGCTGGCCATCGCGGTGGGCTCCTTTTCTCTCTTTCATTTCCTGGGACGCGACTACTTCCCCGAGATTCGGTCGGGGGTCATTCAGATGCATCTGCGCGCGCCACTCGGCACGCGTATCGAAGTCTCGGCACGTATCGCCTCGCTTGTCTCCAAAGATATCTCGTCGTTGCTGCCCGGTCAGGTGGAAAAGGTCGTCAGTAATTGCGGGCTGCCGGCCGGACCGCATAATCTCGCCTTCATTCCGACACCCACGATCGGCTCTCAGGATTGCGATCTGACGATCCTCTTGAAGGACGGCAAGTCGCCGGTGTGGGAGTACCGGCGTATTCTCCGCAAGGGCTTGAAAGAGCTCTATCCGGGGACTGCATTCACCTTTCAGCCTTCCGATCTGACGGCAAAAATCCTCAACTTCGGCGAGCCCGCGCCGATCGATGTCCAGATCAACGGTCCGGATTACTATCCGAACTACGAGTTCGCCCGCAAATTGGTGGGCCGGCTGCGCCAGATCCCCGGCTCTGCGGATGTGGTGATCCAGCAGACGATGCGCACGCCGACCATCATGGTCGAAGGCCATCGAACGTTCGGACTCGACGTGAAGAAGACCGAGAAGGACATTGCCGACAATCTGCTTATGACGACCGCCGGGAGCCAACAGGTCGACCAGCTCTATTGGCTCGATCCCGCAACCGGGTTTTCGTATCAGATCAACGTCTACATCCCACAGCCGCAGATCAATAGCATCGATAGTCTCAAGACCATCCCGGTCGGTTCCGCCAGCCATCAGTCAGATACAAGGGTGGAGCTGCTCGGCAATTTGGCTAGCTTGTCTCCGATGGGAACCCCGGGCGTGGTGACCCACGGGAACATTATGCCGTTGTTCGACGTCTACATTTCCGCAGAAGGGCGTGACCTCGGCGCGGTGCTGGAGGACGTCGAGCAGATCACTCATGACATGGAGAACGAGTTGCCCGACAGCGCGGAGATCCAAATCCATGGCCAAGCCTCCCTCATGCAGGATGCCTATGCTGAACTTGTCTTCGGCCTGCTCGCCGCGATCGTGCTGGTCTATCTGCTCATCGTCGTCAACTTCCAGTCCTGGCTCGATCCCTTCATCATCATCACGGCTTTGCCCGGCGCACTGGCGGGCATTGCCTGGTCGTTGTTCCTGACCCATACGCGGCTGTCGGAACCGGCCCTCACGGGCGCCATCATGTGCATGGGCACGGCGACCGCCAATTCCATCCTGGTCGTCTCCTATGCGCGTGACCAGCTCAAAGAGCACGGCGACGCATTGCGGGCCGCGATCGAAGCAGGGAAAACGCGCTTTCGTCCCGTGCTCATGACAGCTTCGGCCATGATCCTGGGCATGGTTCCCATGGCGACCGGGTATTCGCAGAATGCGCCGCTGGGTCGGGCCGTCATCGGTGGCTTGCTCATGGCGACTGTCTTCACCCTGTTCTTCGTGCCCTGCGTGTACGCGATTATCTACAGCCGTCGAATGGCTCGACAAAAGGCATCGACCCTGCGATGA
- a CDS encoding DUF799 family lipoprotein produces MRVRTWIGEMRLMSTPGVLFVCLALTACMSVPTTVTPNTSNPIRHVAILPLLNNTNDVEGASYVRTRLAEEVGRLAYDVKPIPDTDELLRDQMGITIGTQLDMPTAQQLGEVLGVDGVMYSSLEDFSHDVYGVTNIKTVRVRAKLVNCKNGEVVWSDGFGVKSSSGAVGGSASALGGEEDDLPPLFGTAVRTKWERQDGFSTGLSEGGIIAGAVMGLTEKVVTKAAKAPLSRETTVAVRGVLRDIPVGPGSGGSFN; encoded by the coding sequence ATGCGTGTTCGAACGTGGATTGGTGAGATGAGGTTGATGTCAACGCCCGGAGTTCTTTTCGTGTGTCTGGCACTGACTGCCTGCATGAGTGTTCCGACAACCGTGACCCCCAACACGTCGAACCCGATCCGGCATGTGGCAATTTTACCGCTTCTCAACAATACCAACGATGTTGAGGGCGCAAGTTATGTGCGAACTCGGCTAGCGGAGGAGGTCGGGCGACTTGCCTACGACGTCAAGCCCATCCCTGATACAGATGAGCTCCTCAGAGATCAAATGGGCATTACCATAGGCACCCAGCTGGACATGCCTACGGCCCAGCAACTGGGTGAAGTGTTGGGCGTGGATGGCGTGATGTATTCGTCACTCGAAGACTTCAGTCACGATGTGTACGGTGTCACTAATATTAAGACCGTACGGGTTCGGGCGAAGCTCGTGAATTGTAAGAATGGTGAAGTGGTCTGGTCTGACGGATTCGGCGTGAAGAGCTCATCGGGCGCCGTCGGAGGCAGTGCGAGTGCGCTTGGCGGTGAGGAAGACGATCTCCCGCCGCTCTTCGGCACGGCAGTCCGCACGAAATGGGAGCGACAGGATGGTTTCTCTACGGGCCTTAGTGAAGGAGGCATCATTGCCGGTGCCGTTATGGGATTAACGGAGAAGGTGGTCACGAAGGCCGCCAAAGCGCCTCTTTCTAGGGAAACCACTGTTGCGGTGAGAGGTGTGCTTCGTGACATTCCCGTCGGTCCAGGCTCTGGTGGATCGTTCAATTGA
- a CDS encoding efflux RND transporter periplasmic adaptor subunit codes for MKRRSRIHVVVLAILFCLLYLGHRIHESSNYDAELREATLEGAIATVAVISPKPMSATESITLPSTIEGWYEAPIYARVTGYVKMWHKRYGDWVKKGDVLADISTPDLDAEYRQAIKDLDAERAKFRLASVTAKRWVALRPNHAVSEQSITVKEQELRAQAAVVEAAEHQVKNIEAFIGFKTIIAPFDGVVIQRNINVGDLVSKEGNLSTPNAKSNLFTVAVVDKLRLFVNVPEFFGPFLHPGLTADVTVPQLPNRRWTAKFLTVARGFEVSTRTATTVFTIDNEDHALWPGSYAEVHLTASVDRPALVIPTSALVYQEQGMQVVVVTEDNHVHFKPITVTQLMDNAIEVAEGLSSSDRVINNPTATLLEGDVVRIVTPRPGYDIGTTAESKAKPPSSL; via the coding sequence ATGAAGAGACGTAGCAGAATACACGTTGTCGTGTTGGCAATTTTGTTCTGCCTGCTCTATCTCGGCCATCGGATTCATGAGAGCAGCAACTATGACGCCGAACTCCGCGAAGCAACGCTCGAAGGCGCCATTGCCACGGTGGCCGTTATCTCTCCCAAACCGATGTCGGCGACCGAGAGCATCACGCTTCCCAGCACGATTGAGGGCTGGTATGAAGCGCCGATCTACGCGCGAGTCACCGGTTATGTGAAGATGTGGCATAAGCGCTATGGAGACTGGGTGAAGAAGGGCGACGTCCTCGCCGACATCAGCACACCGGATCTCGACGCCGAATATCGGCAGGCCATCAAGGATTTGGATGCGGAACGCGCCAAGTTTCGGCTCGCCTCTGTGACTGCGAAACGGTGGGTTGCCCTCCGCCCAAATCATGCGGTCTCTGAACAGTCGATTACGGTGAAGGAGCAAGAACTGAGAGCCCAGGCTGCGGTCGTCGAGGCCGCAGAGCACCAGGTCAAGAACATCGAGGCGTTCATTGGGTTCAAAACAATCATCGCCCCCTTTGACGGGGTGGTGATCCAGCGCAACATCAACGTCGGTGATTTGGTCAGTAAGGAAGGCAATCTCAGCACCCCCAATGCAAAAAGTAACCTGTTTACGGTGGCCGTTGTCGATAAATTGCGTCTCTTTGTCAATGTGCCGGAGTTCTTCGGGCCATTCCTTCACCCAGGCTTGACCGCCGATGTCACCGTGCCGCAATTGCCCAATCGCCGTTGGACCGCCAAGTTCCTCACGGTCGCCCGTGGATTCGAGGTTTCGACGCGGACAGCGACGACGGTCTTCACGATCGACAATGAAGACCATGCGCTCTGGCCCGGTTCCTACGCTGAAGTCCACCTCACGGCCTCAGTTGATCGGCCGGCCTTAGTCATTCCGACCAGTGCCTTGGTATACCAGGAGCAGGGCATGCAAGTGGTCGTGGTGACGGAGGACAACCACGTGCATTTCAAACCGATCACGGTGACCCAACTCATGGACAACGCGATCGAGGTGGCAGAGGGGCTTTCCTCGAGCGACCGCGTCATCAACAATCCCACCGCCACGTTGCTCGAAGGGGACGTCGTGCGCATCGTCACGCCGAGGCCGGGGTATGACATCGGCACGACCGCAGAGTCCAAGGCAAAGCCACCATCGTCGCTGTGA